AATGTTTGCGCTAGAGTTCAATGACGGCACGACACGATACATAAATCCTGCAGCAGGAAGCAAAATTTTGTTGCATACACGTCCGTGTGACGACGTCCCGCACCTTGCAGGCGGTGCCCACCATGATTATCCCGTTGCCGAAGTAGCGTGCCGGGAGCGGCGGCCTCAGGCTGCGCCGGAAGTTAGCCGGGAAGCTGAGccgcgtctcggcgtccgtcggcAGCCGCCGGGCGGCGCACATGCAGCGCCACACGTGGGCACTGAGGGTGTAGAATGTGCTCGCGCCACCGCAGGCACGCTTCAGAGCGGCGACCTGGTCGTTGGAAAGAACAAAATTCTCGTTGACGGCAGGCCCAGATGGCTCCGGCACGCAGTGGCGGATCCAGAATTGGAGCAAGCCCCGGGCCTAAAAAAAAAATTTGTCGCGAGAGAAAAACTTAAAATCCATCAAGCTACAACTACCTCAAAAGAATACCTCAAATATGGCTCAATTGTACCCAAATTTAGAATTTAAACTCAATGCTTAATGATACAACAAAATAGATAAAAAATGACAAGAACTACAAACAGTACGTGTAGTAAAAAGAGTACCAAATCAATGGTTTGCTTCATCAGTGTCTTCCATAACTTGATCAACGGTGGAAGAAGAGCCAACACCTTAGAGAAATCAGAAGCAAAATTTCATGAGAGAAGACATAAACATGAATTGAAACAATTATCATTGTACAAAGTTGAAAACTTACTACTACGAGGAGGTAAAGTTCCTTTGCGAAATCTATAGGCTTGAAAGCGATATATAATAGCATCATCATCAACCTTTGCAAATATTTCTCGCTCAATATTGCACACCATGAAATAATTCAACCAATCATCACCCATCTTATTCCTCAACTCAGTCTTGATAATACTCAGCTGAGAAAGCTCTTTCCACTGATGCGGTTGCAACAGGCAAAATCAATGCCAACTCAATAAGACGATATACCAAAGGAAAGACTATGTGTCTATCAGTTTGAACCATCTTCACAGCAAGACTACCAAGGTCATTACAACTAACAAAACTTGAATCAGCTCTCACATCAGCAATGAAGTTTTCAAGTTGGTTTCTAAGGACAAAAGAAATCTCATATATGGAGAAGTCATCAGCATACATCTGAGCAAGTTGAACAAGTTTGTCTTCATCAAAATTAGCAAATGAGTTCCTTGGATCAAGACAAGCAATGCATCTCAACAATTGAGTAGATCTTTCAGCAAAGCGGTTATTTAACTCGGTAATTATTTGGTCAAGCAGAACATTGAATATTTCATATCTGAAGCGTTGATAGAAAGTTACCATTTGACCACCACGCCCCCTTGAACGGCCCCGAGCGGGTATTGTATCATCCATGTTAGGCAATATAATGTTATGTTTGACACAAAAGTCAGTTGTGTCCTTCAAGAGCTGATCCCAACCATTATCTCTTATATTTTGAAGTTGCCGCAATGTGATCCCAATCAAACTCACTGCTAGAACTATGTTTTGATCTTTCCTTTGCAAACATTGTGACAACTCATTAGTCTTGCCCAATAGTTTGATCATAACATGCAATATGAAAACAAATTCAAAACTTTCCATCTGAGATATCAAGCCACCTGCTGTGGTTCTTTGTGTTAAATTTTCTGCATCATCATGAATGTTCTCTAATACATGCAAAACAGATGTCCACATCTCAATAAACCGACACAAAGTTTTATGATGTGTGCCCCACCGTGTATCCCCAGGTCTAACAAGGTTGGTTGCTTGGTTTTTCCCTCTTCCTGAGCAAATTTCCCCTGGCTGTTAGTTGGGCTAAGCCCCGGGCCTAATTCAAAAACATACCTAGGTAATAACTAAAAAAAGCCATGCCCCGGGCCTGGGCCCTGGGGGCCTCGGGCCCAGATCCGCCCCTGCCGGCACGGGTATGTTTGGGTCGTTCTTGAGGGACAAGAACACGGAGAGAGAGTCGGGGTTGACGACGCGTGGCGGGGAGCGTGCGCGGAGGAGGGTGCGGTCGTGGCATGGCAGCTCCAGCGCCGCCGCGACTGCTCCAGCGCCATCCCCAGCCCCGTCTCTCGAGAAGGCGGACCACGTCTGGAAGAAGTGGAACGCGCTTAGGGCGTCGATGGCGACGTGGTGCAGCGCCGTGCCTAGGGCCACCCCACCGCACTTGAAGAAGGTCACCTGGACGGCGAGCATGACATCGTCGATGTCCCTGGGGACGAAGAGCCTCGTCAGCTCCGGCGACGGCTGGCGGGCGCTGAAGTCCTTGGGGAGCGACCACGAAGCGCGCGCCCCGGCCGGTGCAGTCAATCTCTGGCCGGCCATTCCCATCGACGCCCAGACGGCCGGCGAGGGGGTAGAACGGGACCAGTGCCTTGGCCATCGCGGCCTTCAGCTTGGCCACGTCGAAGAAGTCGTCGCCGGAGGCGGCGCGGTAGAAGTAGATGGTCGGGGTGTGGCCCCTGTTGACCATCATGAGGTCGGGCGGGGAGAGCCAGAGTCCGTGCCTGGGCATCTCCTCGCTGGGCGTCACCATGGAGCACTCCACCACCTTCACCTCCTCCACCATGCAGGACTCCATCACCTTCGCCTCTTCTACGCAGGCCATTCTGCTGAGGTCGTTCGTGGTCTCGTCCAAATGGGAAGTACTGGGAGTATACGTGTACTCTTGTTGCCCTCGCGATTCTTTTCCTTTTATGGACGAGGCTGCACATGTACAGCTCACTCAATTAAGGATGTGCCGGAAAACAAGTTGACATATCAGTACTATGTGGCCCGTACAATTATTTTCAACCATCCGATCCAATTCCGTCACCACAAAACAAATACCTAAATAATAAGTGCCACACGTGTGTCATTTATCAACTTGGTTCAAATGCTTTCAGAGCCATTAGATAAAAAACACGGATCTTGAAGCGCATCCCCGGCCACGTCATCGACTGAGCGTGCGGTGGCAAGGGCCAATGTCCCGAACGACTAAAACGCAGCCCACTCGCTCCCACCGCCCACACGCAGCCCACTCCCCCACCCACAGTCGTATcagtttctcaaaaaagaaaacaaaaaaccacGATCGCATCTTCTTCCCCAGTCTTCACCATCACATGTGAAATCCCTCGTGGTGAGATCCTGGCCAGCGACCAAAGCGAGGGGACGGCACTCGGCGCCGTTGGCTGCGAGGAGGATGTGGGGCTACCTGCGGGCGCTCTTCTGCAAGATGCGCAAGCAATGGCGGATCTTTAACTTGACCAACATGGGGAAACATTGTAAAGGATAGCATTTTCTTTTCTTAAAACACATTACAAATAGTTAACAAAGTACTGAATATACATATGAATGcattagtaaaaaaaaatctGTCAATTGTATGTGGGGGGCATGGCCCCCACCACCCCACCCATTGGATCTGCCACTGTGCACATGGGCAAGCGCAAGCTGCTCCTCGGCGCGCACCTCCTCGTGAGGCGCCGCAACAAGTCCCTCTCACGCTCCGTTGCCAACTTCCTCTCCCACCACCACGGGCaccacagaggccgccgcgagtACGAGTTCTCTTGCAGTGGCAGCCTTGACCTGGGCTCCTTCTCCATGCACTGTCGCGTCCCCGCGTCGTCGTCGCCTGGGGCGCTGATGATGCGTGAGGAGCTCGCGATTGGGGAGGAATGCAAGTCTGCGGGGATGCCGCCGTTGGTGCCCGGCGCGGTCGACGGTGGGTTCTCGGTGCGGGTGTCCAACTTCCCGTCGGACGAGGTCGACGGGGACCAACTGGGTCTGGGCGAGGCCGTGGACGACGAGGCAGAGGAGTTCATCGCCCGCTTCTACGCCCAGCTGCGTCGGTAGAACCAGATCGGCCTGCTCCCGTACTACCTACAGGAAGCCGCCGCGTGATCGACAAGCCGCCCGACGCCAGCCGGTACGCGAGGTTTTCTGGTATACCTAAGCTTGTAGAGCCTGCATTTGTAAAGTGCAGGTTATCAGAGAGAAATAAAGAAGTAGGAAAATGTTCTTCAAACTgaaagaaagaagaaggaagTATAATCTTAACAAGGAAAACGGGTAATAGGATTGAGCATAGCATGCAAAATAGGATAATACCATGGTTTTGAAGAACATTTGCCATGACTGTTCATTTTGGAAGAAAAAAATCAGTAACTCGCCATGTTATTTTCATACATTTGCCATGTTGTTTTTCATACATTTGCCATGTTCTTTTCCATAGAATTGCCATGTTGTTTTTCATACAATTCCCATTGCCTAGATATTAACAGCTTTCTGAAGTTGCCACTTAATTAGCAACTTAAAAAACAGGGCAAAATTGCCATGTCAACCTAAGATGGCAAACTTGCCTAAGATGTTCAAAAAACATGGCAAGCTTGCCATGTCAACCTAAGATGTTCAAAAAACATGGGAGACTTGCCAAGTCAACCTAAGATGTTCAAAAAACATGGGAGACTTGCCATGTCAACCTAAGGTGTTCAAAAAATATGGCAGACTTGCCATGCAATCTTAGTCACATGGCAATTTCCAGGTTGTTATGTTTCCGACATCTTTTCTACTTCACAATGGTAATTTCATTTTTAATATGATGGCAAATCTAATTCATACAACATGGGAATTTCTATCCTGTTCTTTTCCGTATCATGGCATTTTTACACCATGTGCTTTTTGCTCCTAGCAAACTCCACGTTATGTGTTTACTTAGTTTACAGCCATCTAAAGATGTTTTTTGGTGCCATCTAAGGACCACGAGTAGTGAAATTGATGATCGGGAGTAGTTTTTGCTCACACCTTAGTGATGgcaattttttatttttagtaACCATGGCATCATTTTTTCGTGGCCATTTGTTTTTACATAAGCATGAAAATTTTGATAAAatatttcatcaaatttgaataTGCATTTTGACATGGCAAATTGGAATATACATTTTTTCCACGATAAAGTTGAATCATTTTTTTGTGTTATTTCACAAAAAACGGCAAATTAATCACACAAAATTTGGCAAGTTTTGGTAAAATACCATGGCAAATTTGAACATGCTTTTGCCATTGCAACTATTGAACATTTTGTCTTATTTCACATTCATGGATTTTTTTTAATTATATTATCATGGCAAATTTGATAAAAAAGATCAATGGCAAAGTTGTATTTGCGTTAGCCATGGCAAGTTTCATCTCTGTCCTTGTTCGTAAACAATGGCATTTTTTGCtatatatgattttttttcatgtGATTTTCCATGGCACTTTTCTTTATCTAAAAACATGGCGCAACTTTGCCATGTTCAAAAACATCCCAAATTTATATATACATCTGGGCTATTCTGTTACGcgtaacagaatattattctgttaccCTACTTGAACTGATGAATTCAAGTGGTTGAACTGATGAAATTCGAGCGGTTGAACTGATGCTTTCTGTTGCTGTTAAAAATCGTCTTCTTTAGTTCAAatttttttgcaattttttttTTGTCGAAACGGGGTGTGTAATATATCGTTGGAAAGTTCTTGACATCCACATTACAATCTTATAATTTGTTTTTGCAAAAAAGTTATgatttaagagcagttttgaaaaaatCATTTTTTTCAAAACCAAAAACGCGAATCATATTTTGGACTTAATTTTCAAACGGTTTGTCGGAATTGAGCAAATGAGATGGCATTGGAAATCTTGTGAAAATACGCATCTTCCATATATCTACTATTTTTTCAAATTCTATATGATTTAAAAGTAATTTGAAAAACGGTGAAATTCTGGGGCGAAATGTTTTTTCACTGTTTTTTGCAAATGGTTTGTCGGATTGACGCAAATGATACggcgttggaaagctatggaaaaTGCGCAACTTTTGCGTATAGAAAGTTTTTTCTAATTCCTTATGGTTTAAATACGAATTCAAATACGGTTAAAATTGGTTTTGAACGCGGTTTTTTTAAAAGTTTGTcgaaatggggcaaataatataccgttggaTAGCTATCAAAAATGCGAAACTTAGTCATGTTGAACGTTTTCTCAAAATCGTAACCGTTGAAGAGTAACTTTGAATATGGCGAGACCCATTGTTCTGTTTTTCCGGTCAAAAAACAGAGTACTCGTACTGACCTATTTGTGTGTTTGTACTGAGGTATTTTTCACATTAGTTTTGAATGGTTCGGAAAAAAGTACTTGAACGGATGTCTGTATGGCTTTGTACTGAGCGTGTTTCACACACTAGACTTTACTCTGTATTTTCGATATAATTTTCCTCGTAATTTCTCAATGGTATCATCATGCCAGAAATTGCATAATTTATACCATTTGAACTGAATGATTTTTTAATAAAACAAAATTGTTTTGTGTGTTTCTTTTTTTAGAGTTATTTTTTACAACGGTGTTCTGGACTTCTTTTGTTTTGCGACTTGAACTTTTACCGTTTTGAGCTTTTACCAACTTCAATTTTTGAGTGTGGATGAGCACTTGAACTTATAGAAGTGAAAGTTATCTGTTTTAATTCATATTTGTTTCTTGTCCGAACTTATGGTACCATCATTATTGAACCCGCATGGTTTGTGTTGCTGAACTAAAATAACTTTTTACCCGAATAAATGTG
The sequence above is a segment of the Aegilops tauschii subsp. strangulata cultivar AL8/78 chromosome 6, Aet v6.0, whole genome shotgun sequence genome. Coding sequences within it:
- the LOC109747687 gene encoding uncharacterized protein yields the protein MWGYLRALFCKMRKHVHMGKRKLLLGAHLLVRRRNKSLSRSVANFLSHHHGHHRGRREYEFSCSGSLDLGSFSMHCRVPASSSPGALMMREELAIGEECKSAGMPPLVPGAVDGGFSVRVSNFPSDEVDGDQLGLGEAVDDEAEEFIARFYAQLRR